A window from Methanomassiliicoccus sp. encodes these proteins:
- a CDS encoding deoxyhypusine synthase — MNKKDLLKKVVKQVDATKFDSTPIIDSMREMSFTSRDTARAADIFKLMLEDHDCTTILTLAGSTSAGGCMNVYADMIKYNMVDAVVATGASIVDMDFFEALGFKHYHGTPFTDDHMLRDNYIDRIYDTYIDEEQLQKCDSTVKKIADGLDPRPYSSREFIREMGRWLTKNAKKKNSLVELAYKHDVPVFCPAFSDSSAGFGLVMHQHANPKEHVSIDSVKDFYELTKVKMAAKTSGLLMVGGGVPKNFAQDTVVCAECLGRDVPMHQYAVQITVADVRDGACSSSTLKEASSWGKVQTTYEQMVYAEATTVVPLIFSYVYHNADLKSRKRYAWAKMLDQE, encoded by the coding sequence ATGAACAAGAAGGACCTCCTGAAGAAAGTCGTCAAGCAGGTAGACGCGACCAAGTTCGATTCCACACCTATAATCGACAGCATGCGCGAGATGTCGTTCACATCCCGTGACACCGCCCGGGCGGCCGATATCTTCAAGCTGATGCTGGAGGACCACGATTGCACCACCATCCTGACCCTAGCAGGCAGCACCAGCGCGGGTGGATGCATGAACGTCTACGCCGACATGATCAAGTACAACATGGTGGACGCGGTGGTGGCCACCGGAGCCTCGATCGTGGACATGGACTTCTTCGAGGCCCTTGGGTTCAAGCACTACCATGGCACCCCGTTCACCGATGATCACATGCTCAGGGATAACTACATCGACCGCATCTACGACACCTACATCGACGAGGAGCAGCTCCAGAAGTGCGATTCCACGGTGAAGAAGATCGCCGATGGATTGGACCCCCGCCCCTACTCCTCCCGGGAGTTCATCCGGGAGATGGGCCGGTGGCTTACCAAGAACGCCAAGAAGAAGAACTCCCTTGTCGAGCTGGCCTACAAGCATGATGTTCCGGTATTCTGCCCGGCGTTCTCCGACTCCAGCGCAGGTTTCGGCCTGGTGATGCACCAGCACGCCAATCCCAAGGAGCACGTGTCCATCGATTCGGTGAAGGACTTCTACGAGCTGACCAAGGTCAAGATGGCGGCCAAGACCTCCGGTCTGCTCATGGTGGGGGGAGGCGTTCCCAAGAACTTTGCCCAAGACACCGTGGTCTGCGCAGAGTGCCTGGGCCGGGATGTGCCGATGCACCAGTACGCCGTCCAGATCACCGTGGCCGACGTCCGCGACGGTGCCTGCTCGTCCTCTACTCTCAAGGAAGCATCCTCCTGGGGCAAGGTGCAGACGACCTACGAGCAGATGGTGTACGCCGAGGCCACTACCGTGGTCCCGCTCATCTTCAGCTACGTGTATCACAACGCCGATCTCAAGTCGCGCAAGCGGTACGCGTGGGCCAAGATGCTCGACCAGGAGTAA